CAGCCCCTGTGCCCTATCCGTAGCCAACGATATCACTGAGCGCAAACGCCTGGAAAACGAGTTTATTTCCCTGGTCAGCCACGAACTGCGCACCCCGATGAACTCGGTCATTGGAGCTCTGGACCTGCTGGCTACTGGGCACCTGGGCACCCTAACTGAGAAAGGGGAGACGCTGATTCAAATTGCCATCACCAATGCCGAGCGCCTGATTCGCCTGGTCAACGACATTCTCGATCTAGAGCGAATGAAGTCAGGCCAGCTTACCCTACAGCTGCAGCAGTGCAGGGTGGCTGACCTGCTGCACCAAGCGCAAGCTGCGATGCAGGGGTTGGCTGAACCAGCTCAGGTTCAGATCGAGGTAGATGCCGTGGAACTGGAGGTGTGGGTAGATTGCGATCGCATCCTCCAACTCCTCACCAACCTGCTCAGCAACGCCATCAAATTCTCCGAGCCGGGTAACCTAATTTGGTTGAGTGCAAGCGCAGAGCACCAAGCCATAGAGCCGCCCGCCGCCCTCCACATTTGTGTCAAAGATCAAGGCCGAGGCATTCCCACCGAAAAACTGCACCTGATCTTTGAGCGTTTCCAGCAGGTCGATGCTTCCGATGCGCGTAGGCAAAGCGGCACTGGTCTAGGGCTGGCCATTTGCCGCCAGATCGTCCAGCAGCACGGGGGCCGCATCTGGGCCGAAAGCGAGCTGGGCCAAGGCAGCACATTCCACGTCACCCTGCCTCTGTCAGCCCCATTAGCCCAAGACCTTCAGCCAGAGCAAATTCGATGACTAAGTGCATTTTGATCGTCGATGACGAGGAAGATATTCGCTCCATTACCAAAATGGCCCTAGAAATGGGCACCGACTGGACCATCCTGACCGCCAGCTCTGGCCTTGAGGCTCTTGAAGTTGCCGCGACTAACCGCCCTGACACCATCCTGCTCGATATGATGATGCCTGGAATGGACGGACGCGCCACTCTCAAGCAGCTTAAAGCCAACGCCGCCACCCAGCTTATTCCCGTCATCATGGTCACGGCCAAAGCTCAGCCCAACAACCTGTCTGGCCTCGAAGATTTAGAGGTGGCTGCCGTTCTAGCCAAGCCCTTTCGCCCCTTAAAGCTGGCAGGAGAAATAATTACTATCCTGGGCTGGAGCTAACGCGATGGCTAGGTTTTCTCTGTGGCAGCGCAGTCATATTGCCTCCTTGTCTGTAAGTCCTATTTGCGAGAATAGTTCAGGCGACGCGACCTGCCGCTATTACCCTACCCAAAGGCATGAAACCTAGCCTGAGAGTACCTATTTCAGCTTCCCTGCTGCTGCTGGTAGGCGCGGCTCTAATGACCGACTGGCGGTTCTGGAGTCGAGCTGCAACTTACCCTAAATCCGAGATTACCTCTACGGCCTGGTACCGGCCCCAATACCCTGTGCCTGGGCAAAGTGGAGCGCCCCTGCCCCAGGCCCAAACCTCCAGCATTCCCGCTGCTGCTCTGCGCGAGGCCAGCCGTTTTGCCCAGGCCCAAAATTCAACGGCGCTGATTGTGCTGCATCGCGGCGAGGTAGTGCTGGAGGAATACTGGCAGGGCTTCTCTCCCACCTCCCTATCCAACTCCATGTCGATGGCTAAGAGTATCCTGGCCCTGCTGATCGGAATTGCCATAGAAGAAGGCCATATTGGATCCGTAGAAGATCGGGTCGCCGACTACATTCCAGAGTGGGCCAACGACAGCCGAGGGGATCTAACCCTCGCAGATTTGCTCTACATGCAGTCCGGCTTGAGAAATGACGACCGCACCAACACCCCTGCATCTGATCTGGTCAATCTCTATCTCAGCTCAAACGTGGAGAAAAAGGCGCTTCATATTCCCCAAGTCATGCCGCCGCGCCAGGTCTACGACTACAACAACGTCAACTCCCAGGTGCTCAGTATCGTACTAGAGCGGGCCACTGGGGAAACCTACGCCGACTATCTCTCTAGTCGCCTTTGGCAGCCGCTTCAAGCTAGCGATGCCTTTGTCTGGCTAGATCGACCTAGGGGCCATGCCAAAACCTTCTGCTGCTTGTTTGCCACGCCTTCAGACTGGGTGCGGGTTGGCCAGCTGCTGTTGAATCGGGGTAGGGTCGGCTCTAGGCAGGTGGTGCCTGAGCACTGGATCAATCAGATGCTGCAGGAATCGCCCATTGAACCCACCTTTGGCTATCACATTTGGATCAAGGCCCGCACCGCAGACTACCCCAATGTTGATCAGGCGGCCTCAGCTTCATTTTTGGCTACCGATACGATTTACTTAGACGGCAGAGGCCATCAGCGAGTTTATGTAATTCCTTCGCAAGAGCTAGTTATTGTGCGAATCGGAGAGCTGCCCACTGCCTGGGATGATGCCGTTCTCCCCAACCTGCTGCTCAAGAGTTTAGGGGAACGTCCCTGAGCGCTAAACAAAATCGCTGCCCCTAGGGAGCAGCGATGATGAAAATTGAGGGTTAAGGCAAACGGCCTAATCGAGGTAGCCCATCAGCAAAAAGGAGGGAGGATCGACTACGTCGTTGGGGGAAATGGGGCGGTTGCCGAGCAGCATGTGCAGATCGTCAGTTGGAAAGTGGCTAACCTCAATGGGGCGATGTCCAGGCAAAACGTCGGTGTTGGCGATTTCAAAGGTATTGGCCATAATCGGGCGCTGACCAGCAGAGTCTAGCGTCGCAACGATTTCAAAATCGCTGACCTGGATCGGGCGATGGTTGGGAAGATATTCAGTTGGAATCAAGCGAACGTTGTTGGCTAGAACGATGACGTCATCTTCAGCCCGAGCTTTAACTAAGCCGCTATTTTTGGCGGACTGGCGCTTTGACCGGCTTGTAGTCTTGGCTTCTGGCTGTTCAGGAGTATCGGAGTCTGCGTTACTGGTGCCGTTGGTGGTGGTCATGCTTAAATCCCTCTCACTGCTTGCAGTACTGGCCAGCATTAAGGCGCTAGCGTTGGTATCAATCTGGGAGTTGTCTTGCCGCTTTCTAAAGAGACGCACAGGGTCGAGAAAGCCTAAATGTTTAAGTAATTATTATACTTGGGCGATCCCCCGATTTAGTTTGTAAAAGTTTATCGCTGCTATAACTCTCTTCGTACTCACCCTCGCGGCTTCATAATCGAACTTAGCCGGCCGGGCTGAACTTGAGCGGTCATCAGCAATCTATCAATCGAGCTGAAGTACAGGAATCTTCCTAAAAATCAGCCTTTGGGTGAGAGAATCCGTATACCACTCCTCAGTGATTCGTCTATACTAGGTTTAGTGCTACGGCACGAATCATGAGGGGCTGTAACGGTTTCGACGTTTTGACGAAAGTCACCCTGTGATACAGGCCGAGAGGGAGTCCACTCTCGTAAATCTAGGCTCAAACAAAAAGTAAATGCGAACAACATCGTTCCTTTCGCTCGTAAAGCAGCTCCCGTAGCCGCTTAATTTAACAAAATGCGAGCGTCCGCAGCTTGACTCCGTTAAGGGCTGTGGACCAACCCCCAACGGATGCTCCTTCTGGTTTTCTCTGGTTAACCGGTTGGCTAAGACTTAATCAGAGACTCTTGTCGCTAGGAATAATTAGCGAACCCCGCCTAGAGGGTTAGATAGGCTAAGCCTGTGAATGAGTGGGATGTTAATACTCAGAGCGGACACGGGTTCGACTCCCGTCAGCTCCATTTTCATCAAATCCTTGTGATCATTAAGTATCGTTCTATCTGTTGCCCACTTTGCTGGTTCCAGATTATGGACTGCGTATACTGAGGTTACCTTTGGGTACTCTAAAGCAACACAATGGGCTGGACGTTTAATCAAGCCAGTTCAATGCGTTGTCCCACACTCGTTTACCTCAGAAGCGACAAATGCAGTTTCCTATCTGGCAGTATCTCAACCAACCCGTGTTCAGCCGTGCGTACAGAACAATCTTGAATCCCTGGAGATTCCAGCAATCGCAACAAATTTATTATTTAGAGCGGTGTCTGACAAAAGAGTTTAAGTCTGAGGAGCGCTACAACCCTTGAGTTTGAACGGTTAGCAAACCCGCTTTGTTTCTAAATCCTGACAATTAGTGAAGCTATTTTTTGCTTCTACTAATGGTTTGCTTAACGAATGTCAAGCTCAACTATTGAACAAAATCTAGAAAAAGTATCGGTTATTTCAAGATCGAGTTCGTTTTTTTACGGATTCACTCAAAACTGCTTGAAAGTAACAAAAAAACTGAAGACTTATGCTGAATCGAAATGAGAATCTGTTCATTTCTAATTCAGTGGTCTTGTCTGTTGCTGTTGCTACGTTTCTAGCAGTTTTCTTTATCTGTAAGGCAAGTTTAAGCCGACAAGCCTAAACCTGTGTTCTACCAAAGGGGGTGTTTGAGATTAACTCAAACACCCCCTTTGGATGATCCAGAATTGGCCTATGTTGTGAATATGCCAATTCAAGGCAGTTTTTTAGTGAAGAAGAAGTAGGCGCAGCTAAGCGAGCGATGCATCAAGGCTCAGGGGACGCATCGGTGGGCGCATCCTCAGAACTAGCCAGGGCCAAATTCTCAACGGTGTCTTTCCAGTCTGCCAACAGCTCTGTTTGCCAGAGCCAAGAGGTGCTTAGCTGGTTTGGGCTGAGCAGGGTCGGGTCGGCATTAGCAATGAATTCATATCGATCGAGGGCCTGGATCTGCAGCCCAGATTGTTCGATGGGATCGGCGGCGATTTGACTGAGTTGGTTGTAGGCCATTGCTAGCCCTATATGAGCTTGCAGAATTTGGGGGTCTGCGATCGCATCTTGTCCTGGCTCTACATCTCTAACCTGGCGTCGGTCTAGCTCCACCGCTCGGCTCCAGGCATCAATGGCTGCCTGAAAATCACTCTGGCTGTAGTAAGCAAACCCTAAAGCAATCCAGGCCTCCACAAACTGAGGATCTGCCTCTACAGCTCTCTGCCAGGATCGCCGCGCGTCATCAACACTGGCGTCAAAGGTGCCTTGAGCAATCTGCTGCCACACCAGACGGCCCATGATGAAGGACAAATCGGCGCTGGCTAGTTGGGATGGGGCCGCTAGGTCCAGGACTGTCCGTACGTTTTGAAGGTCGCCCTGGTCAAGCAGCCGGCCCAACAGCTGGCGGGCCGATTCTAAATTGCCGGTCGTTACTGCCTCAATAGCCCCGGTTACTAGTGGGCTGCTGTTTGAAGTAGTTTCTGTAGGGCTCTCAGGGCTGATCGGCGGCAGCGCCGCCTGTCGGGTGCTAAAGCGAGGGATTAGGGCTAGGGCCAGTAGAAGGGTTGCGATCGCACCTGCCAAACCAAGACTTACCCAGAGCATGAGCGGACGAGCAGGCAGCCATTTCCGCCAAGAAGTGGTTTGGGTTTGAGCAGGGTGTTCCGAATAGGAAGAGCCGGGCTTTGCTGCGCCCGCGCCTTGGAAGCCCTGTCCGAGAGGTGTGGGAGCTGTTTCCGGTAGGGCTGATTTTGGCCGTTCGGGCAGTTTGCCGTGCAGTGGGGAAACGTTGGAGTTCCAGTCGGGCAGCAGATCTTCCTCCTGCGATGCCTCTAAAGGCGCTTCAGCCGGGGTAGCGCCCGTAGACAGCTGCTGAATTAAATCAGTGACAATGGCCGCATCTTCATCGTAGCTAGGGCCATCTTGCTCGACAGTGCCGATCAAATCGGCAATTCCGGGCTGCTCAAGACTGGGTTCCGGTGTACCGAGGTCGGCGGAGTCTGGAGTGATTTCTGCCAGCAAACTATCGATGGGGGTTTCTTCCGATAAAGGAGGCAGCGTATCGGTCAAATCTTCACTACTACCGTTGCCGTTGAGCAACCAGCCATCTAGGGGGCTGGGCTCTACCAAGGGCCAATCCTTGTTGCGATCGCCTCTTAGGGCCGGGCTTTGACCCTCGCAGGTAAACAGATAGCCGTCAAATTCTGGGTGCAGATAGAGAATCGGCAGCATCCAGTAGCTCTGGTCTGAGCCGTAGGTCGAGATCAGCCCCTGTCGGGTGCGGCTGAGGCTGAGATCTATGGCATAAGCCTGCCTCAGATTGCGGTAAAACAGCTGGGTAAAGGTGATTGCTACGTCGTCGGGAATGCGCTCAGCCATGGCAATCACCCCCAGAACCCCCCGGTTTACGAGGGCCTGCACCAGGTTTTGCTCTCGCCAACCCGACTCGGCATCATCGGCAGCAGTATAGGCTCCCCGGCAGGAGTTAAACACAGCTACTCGAATGCCGTTATTGACCAGCAGCCCGGCCAAGTCTTCCCCGCTGAGGCGCTCTGTCAACCCCGTCTGACGGCTGACCAGATACAAGTCGCCGCCCGTTTTGCTGACATCGCTGTGGCCAGCGTAGTGCAAGATTTGATAGCGTCCCTGTTCTAGGGCCTGCACCAGTTCAGCTCGGCCTGGCTGCTCCAGAATGGTCAGCTGAATATCAAGAGCGCGAGGTCTGGCCAGAGCTTCGCTAGCAGAGGAAATCCCAGCAGGCGTAGGGGGGTGCAGTTCCTCCTTGAGCTTTTGCACCTCTTGGCGTAGGGCCAGCCGCTCTCGGTCATCGGGGGCTGAAACCACCATCAAGACCTGGAGCGGCTGATTTTCTGTCGGCAGGGTGGGCATGGCCGCAAGATCAACCAGCCCCGATGTGGCGTAGTAGCGGGCAAAAACAATATCGGTGCCAGCAGCCAGAGGCCGCTCATCGCCGTAGAGCAATTCCCACGGTAGCCGCTGCAGTCGGCTGTCTTTGAACCCTAGGCGAAGCCGCAGCGCCTGCCGGCGATTTTGGGCGACTCCTTGGGCGGCCAGCCAGCTATCTCGAATACGCCCCTGAAACAGCGCACCATAAAGAGTCTGTCCCAAAGCAATCAGCTGGCTGCCGGCCACGAGATTTTCTGGAAGGGGCGCAGAGGTGGGTTGGGAGGTTGGAGTACTTGCCTCAGCCGTGGGGGTATGGAAACCCTCCTGTAGCAGGCTCAGCAGCGGATCGTGGGTTTGGGCCGCAGCCTGCTGCAGCCAATTGTCTACGGGCCAGGTGACCTGCTCTTCGGCTAAGGGAACGCCGGGCGCAACTTCCTCTGTTCGCACCAGATAGCGATCCTGTCCGAGGGGCGTAATCGATAGATGGAATTCCTGGGTCACAGCGGTTGACTCTACAAAGCGGGCGCAGACAGCCAAACAAGGAATTGAGGCAGCAGTCTCTACCTCCAGCGTAAATCACCGAGCCAAAGACGAACACACCCTAACCCCAGCTACACTGAGATTCCGGAATCCCCCTGCTTCCCCTGAAGCAGTTTATTAATAAAACCCCATCAAAGAATTACATTAGGTGAGATGACAGGTAGCCTGCAAGGCAGAGTTACACTGCCAGCAACGCCCTCCGGCGGGTTTTAAGAATTGGCAACTCAAGCAAAAGGAAAATCGCTATGCCTCAGGGGATTTCGGTAGCGGCAGCCCGATGGTTGCAAACTGGTAAGTCAGTTCTGACGCTATCGCTCTCCATTGCTATGGCCCTGACAGGATCTGGGGCATGGCTGAACCCTCCTGCCAAAGCTGAAATTGTTAAAGTCGGCTACGAGAGCGAGGACCTGCCGACGCTGACAGAAGCAGAACAGGCTCGGTTAGATACCCTTCAGTCAGTGCGGATGCCGCTCTTATTGAGTAACGTCAGTCCAGACGGCAAGACTGTTGTAGTTGCCACCACTGGTCGCATTAACTCAGAGGATTGGCAGGTTCAGTTCCTAGATTTGGCGACCGGAGAGCTGAGTGATTCTATTGCTCTAGGGCAGGAGGTTCTTAGCCCCGATCTGCCGATTCAGTGGGTCAACAATGACGTGCTGCGGTTTGTTCAACAGGGCTTTTTAGGCCCTTGGGAAATTGTCACGATCAACCGTAAGACCCAGATTGTCTCTCATACTTCTGTCTATCCAACGGAGACGGAAGAGGGAGAGATTTTAGGAATGGCCCCCGATTTCTCTAAGTTTGTCATTCGGGTTTTTGAGGAGGCAGAAGACGTCGTTTACATGGTCTTTTTGCCGTCGCTGGACCGGGTCGAGGTGGCTCGTTTGCCTGAAGGCTTTAACATTCAACCGCCCAGCTGGTCGGCAGACGGCGATCAGGTCGTGCTGGTGACCTCTGCTAAGGAGGAGCGAGATCTCTATGAGCGCACTCCTTTCAGCCCCAACTTTGGTGACCCAGTGGTGCAAGATGCCCTGGGGCGGCTCTCGCCTGACGAAAACCTTTTTCGCCAGCGCAATGAGGTCAGAGTCTTTGATTTTACCCAGGAGCAGCCACTTCAGTTTGAGCTAAAGGCGACTGACGGCAGCGGCGACGCTTTTGCCAATGCGGCCTTTAGCCCCGATGGTAAGACCTTGATGGTGAAGATGTACAAGCCTTCTCAACCCGAGGGCCGGGAGCATCCTACCTATGTTTTTCCCAACACGGCTTACTACCGCTTCTACGATCTCCAGGGCAATCTCCTAAATACTTTAGAAGAGCCCAGCTTGAGTGGTCCTTTTGAGAGTCAGGGGAAGTTTATTGATAACCAGAGGGTGCTGTTTTTGGCTACGGTGGGCCTTAACCGCCCTTTTTTCGTCTACGACTTGGCAACTCAGACCCTGCAGCCCTTGTCGCTGCCTCCAGGCGCAGTAGATTTGGAGTCTTGGCAGGTGACCTCTGACGGCCAGACGCTGCTTTACTCTTTTTCCTCAGTCACCCAACCTCCGGAACTGTTTACCCTTTCTCTAGACGGCAGTGAGTCACCGCAGCAGCTCACTGACCTAAATCAGACGGTGGCCGAGGCCAATCGGGTGCAGATGCAGGAGGTGAGCTTTTCAACTCGGAATGGCCCTCGACAGGGGATCTTAATTCAGCCTGCGGGGCAGGCTTTTCCGCCCCAAGCTGTGCCGATTGTATTTTGGCAGCAGGGTGGGCCTGGGTTTTCGATGGTGAATGAGTTTGCCGTTGAGGTGGAGATGCCGCTGAATCTGCTGCCCAACTTTGGCGTGACAGTGCTGTCGGTGCCGCTGTCAGGGCGGGAGGGATTTGGCTCTGAGTTTTATCAGCTCCAGGCAGATGGTCAAAACTTTGGTCGGGCTGACATTTTAGAAGGGGTTGATATCGTTTCTCAGCTGACTGGCAATGGCTGGACGACGGCGCGTAAAGTTGGGGTGACGGGCTGCTCCTACGGTGGCTATTATGCCAGTCAGATGATTGCCCGCTTTCCCAATACCTTTGCTGCCTCTAATCCTCAGTGCTCCCTATTAGATACCTTGGTCGAGTGGCAGTTGGGCTATTCTTCCTTGCTGTCTTACCTGGCGGGAACTACGCCGATGGAAGACCCTGGGCTCTACCAGCAGATGTCTCCGCTCTACAATGCTCAGCGAATCCGTACGCCGACGATGCTGTTTCATGGGTCTGACGACTTTCTCAATATTGATGTGGTTCGCAACTTCCATGATGTGATTGCCGCCAACGACACCTCGGTCATGCTCTATGAATTTGAGGGAATGGGTCATAGCTTGGCGGACTTGGGCTATCAGCGCATTGCGGCCCAGCTTCAGGTCAATTTCTTTAGGCGGCATCTGGCGGGGCAGCAGTAGCGGTTGGAACAGCGGGGAGGGTGCTTCGACTGGCTGAGCAATACCTGGTCAACCGACCTGAGGCATGAGGTTTTGCGCTGAGGACTAGCTATGCCCGACTCGCAGCCGTAATAGGTAGAAACCTTTGGTGGCAGTAAAAAATTTACTTAGCTTAATCTTTAGACTTTGTCCACTGTCTTTTGAGGGCTGACATTGTCTAGAAATAGGCAGTATTTTTGCTTAGTATCTTCGGTTGACTGACCCCTATTCTGCTTCAGGAGTCGAGCCATGATTGTGACTTTTTCAGTGGATATCACTACCCGGCTGATTGCGATCGCACGTCGCCATCACCTGATCGTTCCCATTCCGCTCAGCACGCCCTTTCAGAGCTACGCCTCGACTGAAGAGTTGGGATTGATTCAGGCTGCGCTGCAGCCCCTGGCGCTCCAGTGTGAGGAAGTGGCCGCTATTCTGGCTCAGTTAGAAGACTGTCTGCAGCCGTCGGCCAAACTTCCTCAACCTGCTGTACCGGCTTTAGCCTAGGCGGTGCGGCGGTACCTGGCCCAGCCCATGCCGAGACCGACCAGTGCGATCGCACTGGTCCCAGCCATCATCCAGTGCGATGAGGCGTAGTGAACATCGGTTTTAGGACCATCGCCAATTTGGTCAACTTCAATGCCGGCGGTGCTAACGGGCACAGTCCAAATGTCGCCGTGACCGTCTTGGCGAATGACGACCTCCCAATTGCCGGGAATGGAGGCATCGGGGGTGAAGGTGAAGCGACCTTCGGCATCAGCAGTCAGCTCTGTCCAGGGCGTTTCGAGATTGTTAGGGGCGAAGATTTGAACATCGGCGCTATTCAACGGTTCTCCGGTGCTGTAGATCGATTGAAAGTCAAGGGTTGAGCCGTTGACGCTGTAATCGGTCTCAACGGAGTGGGCTAGGGCGCTGGTGGGAATGCCCACAGCAGCCAGAAGTGCAAGGGTGGCAATGAGTTTCTGCTTCATAAGGGACTCCTCAAAAATAGGGTGCACGGGTAGTGTACAACCTGGATTAGGGCTTATATTAGCCTGCCTGCGGGAAAAAAATTAGGCCGGAAGCAGCCATTGCCACAGCAAAAACACGCCCATGCCGCCAACGATAGTGAGCAGTAGATTTTGCCGCCAAAAGCCGATCAGTAGGGCTGCGATCGCACCCACTAGCCGCGCATTATCCCAGCCCACCCAGATTGCCCCAGACGGCATGAGCACTGCCGGGACAATGATGGCAGTGAGCACTGCGGGCGGCACAAACCGCAGCGCCTGCAGCAGCGTGGGAGAGAGCCGCAGCCGTCCGCTCACCGCAATTAGGCTGTAGCGGATTAAAAAAGTGATAAGGGCCATACCACCGATCAATAGCCATTCATTCATGGTCTATGCCTCCCTTAGGCTTTTGCTGAAATCTTTCTACTAGCATTCCGGCGGCCGCCCCGAGCAGCACTGCCACCATTAGCCCCAGTTGGTGGGGTAGGCCGTGGGTCAGCAGGGCAGATGATCCCGCCACAGCCACGGCTGCCACCATCGGTCGTGTGGTGATGTAGGGCACAGTCATGCCGATAAAGGTGGCGACCATGGCAAAATCTAGGCCCCAGCTGGCGGCATTGGGAATCATTTGCCCTACTGTTAGACCCAACCAGGTGCACAAAAACCAGTTGCCGTACATAAACAGCGCTGACCCTAGGTAGTACCAGTGGGGGTAGGGGCCGGGCTGGGGAGCCATATAGCGGCGAATTGCCACGGCAAAAGTTTCATCCGTCAGCCAAAAAGCAATCGGGATTTTCCAACGTTGGGGCAACTGCCGCACGTGGGGTACCAGACTGGCAGCATAGAGCAGGTGCCGCAGATTGACGACAAAAGTCGTCAGCAGAATCAGCGGTAGGGCGGTGCCAGCCGCTATTAGACCAATGGCAATGAACTGCGAAGATCCGGCAAAGACGACAGCAGACATGGCCAGCGTGGCGGCAGCAGACACGCCGCTGCTCTGAGCCAGGGTGCCAAAAATAAGGCCAA
This DNA window, taken from Pseudanabaena sp. FACHB-2040, encodes the following:
- a CDS encoding ATP-binding protein, yielding MTEPAARTYQADILAIDDTPENLQLLSQLLTERHYKVRSVTKGSTALRAAQAAPPDLILLDVNMPQMNGYEVCQQLKADKRTRDIPVIFVSALGETLDKVKAFQVGGVDYVTKPFQVEEVLARIETHLQLRSLQHQLQQQNTQLQQEIRDRKLAEEKFAKAFRSSPNPITLTSLPDCEFIEVNPSFLRLSGYTREEVVGQRISDLPLGLNPTAAAEGAVELSAAGVLHNREVDLRTKSGEIRTLLISVELIDLAGSPCALSVANDITERKRLENEFISLVSHELRTPMNSVIGALDLLATGHLGTLTEKGETLIQIAITNAERLIRLVNDILDLERMKSGQLTLQLQQCRVADLLHQAQAAMQGLAEPAQVQIEVDAVELEVWVDCDRILQLLTNLLSNAIKFSEPGNLIWLSASAEHQAIEPPAALHICVKDQGRGIPTEKLHLIFERFQQVDASDARRQSGTGLGLAICRQIVQQHGGRIWAESELGQGSTFHVTLPLSAPLAQDLQPEQIR
- a CDS encoding response regulator codes for the protein MTKCILIVDDEEDIRSITKMALEMGTDWTILTASSGLEALEVAATNRPDTILLDMMMPGMDGRATLKQLKANAATQLIPVIMVTAKAQPNNLSGLEDLEVAAVLAKPFRPLKLAGEIITILGWS
- a CDS encoding serine hydrolase; the protein is MKPSLRVPISASLLLLVGAALMTDWRFWSRAATYPKSEITSTAWYRPQYPVPGQSGAPLPQAQTSSIPAAALREASRFAQAQNSTALIVLHRGEVVLEEYWQGFSPTSLSNSMSMAKSILALLIGIAIEEGHIGSVEDRVADYIPEWANDSRGDLTLADLLYMQSGLRNDDRTNTPASDLVNLYLSSNVEKKALHIPQVMPPRQVYDYNNVNSQVLSIVLERATGETYADYLSSRLWQPLQASDAFVWLDRPRGHAKTFCCLFATPSDWVRVGQLLLNRGRVGSRQVVPEHWINQMLQESPIEPTFGYHIWIKARTADYPNVDQAASASFLATDTIYLDGRGHQRVYVIPSQELVIVRIGELPTAWDDAVLPNLLLKSLGERP
- a CDS encoding CHAT domain-containing protein, producing MAVCARFVESTAVTQEFHLSITPLGQDRYLVRTEEVAPGVPLAEEQVTWPVDNWLQQAAAQTHDPLLSLLQEGFHTPTAEASTPTSQPTSAPLPENLVAGSQLIALGQTLYGALFQGRIRDSWLAAQGVAQNRRQALRLRLGFKDSRLQRLPWELLYGDERPLAAGTDIVFARYYATSGLVDLAAMPTLPTENQPLQVLMVVSAPDDRERLALRQEVQKLKEELHPPTPAGISSASEALARPRALDIQLTILEQPGRAELVQALEQGRYQILHYAGHSDVSKTGGDLYLVSRQTGLTERLSGEDLAGLLVNNGIRVAVFNSCRGAYTAADDAESGWREQNLVQALVNRGVLGVIAMAERIPDDVAITFTQLFYRNLRQAYAIDLSLSRTRQGLISTYGSDQSYWMLPILYLHPEFDGYLFTCEGQSPALRGDRNKDWPLVEPSPLDGWLLNGNGSSEDLTDTLPPLSEETPIDSLLAEITPDSADLGTPEPSLEQPGIADLIGTVEQDGPSYDEDAAIVTDLIQQLSTGATPAEAPLEASQEEDLLPDWNSNVSPLHGKLPERPKSALPETAPTPLGQGFQGAGAAKPGSSYSEHPAQTQTTSWRKWLPARPLMLWVSLGLAGAIATLLLALALIPRFSTRQAALPPISPESPTETTSNSSPLVTGAIEAVTTGNLESARQLLGRLLDQGDLQNVRTVLDLAAPSQLASADLSFIMGRLVWQQIAQGTFDASVDDARRSWQRAVEADPQFVEAWIALGFAYYSQSDFQAAIDAWSRAVELDRRQVRDVEPGQDAIADPQILQAHIGLAMAYNQLSQIAADPIEQSGLQIQALDRYEFIANADPTLLSPNQLSTSWLWQTELLADWKDTVENLALASSEDAPTDASPEP
- a CDS encoding prolyl oligopeptidase family serine peptidase; this translates as MPQGISVAAARWLQTGKSVLTLSLSIAMALTGSGAWLNPPAKAEIVKVGYESEDLPTLTEAEQARLDTLQSVRMPLLLSNVSPDGKTVVVATTGRINSEDWQVQFLDLATGELSDSIALGQEVLSPDLPIQWVNNDVLRFVQQGFLGPWEIVTINRKTQIVSHTSVYPTETEEGEILGMAPDFSKFVIRVFEEAEDVVYMVFLPSLDRVEVARLPEGFNIQPPSWSADGDQVVLVTSAKEERDLYERTPFSPNFGDPVVQDALGRLSPDENLFRQRNEVRVFDFTQEQPLQFELKATDGSGDAFANAAFSPDGKTLMVKMYKPSQPEGREHPTYVFPNTAYYRFYDLQGNLLNTLEEPSLSGPFESQGKFIDNQRVLFLATVGLNRPFFVYDLATQTLQPLSLPPGAVDLESWQVTSDGQTLLYSFSSVTQPPELFTLSLDGSESPQQLTDLNQTVAEANRVQMQEVSFSTRNGPRQGILIQPAGQAFPPQAVPIVFWQQGGPGFSMVNEFAVEVEMPLNLLPNFGVTVLSVPLSGREGFGSEFYQLQADGQNFGRADILEGVDIVSQLTGNGWTTARKVGVTGCSYGGYYASQMIARFPNTFAASNPQCSLLDTLVEWQLGYSSLLSYLAGTTPMEDPGLYQQMSPLYNAQRIRTPTMLFHGSDDFLNIDVVRNFHDVIAANDTSVMLYEFEGMGHSLADLGYQRIAAQLQVNFFRRHLAGQQ
- a CDS encoding carboxypeptidase regulatory-like domain-containing protein, with the translated sequence MKQKLIATLALLAAVGIPTSALAHSVETDYSVNGSTLDFQSIYSTGEPLNSADVQIFAPNNLETPWTELTADAEGRFTFTPDASIPGNWEVVIRQDGHGDIWTVPVSTAGIEVDQIGDGPKTDVHYASSHWMMAGTSAIALVGLGMGWARYRRTA
- a CDS encoding AzlD domain-containing protein; translation: MNEWLLIGGMALITFLIRYSLIAVSGRLRLSPTLLQALRFVPPAVLTAIIVPAVLMPSGAIWVGWDNARLVGAIAALLIGFWRQNLLLTIVGGMGVFLLWQWLLPA
- a CDS encoding AzlC family ABC transporter permease, whose product is MTVTPSNHSLTNPAREFLAGARDTLPLILGAIPFGLIFGTLAQSSGVSAAATLAMSAVVFAGSSQFIAIGLIAAGTALPLILLTTFVVNLRHLLYAASLVPHVRQLPQRWKIPIAFWLTDETFAVAIRRYMAPQPGPYPHWYYLGSALFMYGNWFLCTWLGLTVGQMIPNAASWGLDFAMVATFIGMTVPYITTRPMVAAVAVAGSSALLTHGLPHQLGLMVAVLLGAAAGMLVERFQQKPKGGIDHE